The following coding sequences lie in one Corynebacterium anserum genomic window:
- the rpsK gene encoding 30S ribosomal protein S11, with protein sequence MPPKTRSGARRTGRRVVKKNVAQGHAYIKSTFNNTIVSITDPKGAVISWASSGHVGFKGSRKSTPFAAQMAAESAARKAMEHGMKKVDVFVKGPGSGRETAIRSLSTAGLEVGTIADVTPQPHNGCRPPKRRRV encoded by the coding sequence ATGCCTCCAAAGACTCGTTCCGGCGCTCGCCGTACCGGCCGTCGCGTCGTTAAGAAGAATGTGGCCCAGGGCCACGCATACATCAAGTCCACCTTCAACAACACCATCGTTTCCATTACGGATCCAAAGGGTGCTGTGATCTCTTGGGCATCCTCTGGCCATGTTGGCTTCAAGGGATCCCGTAAGTCCACTCCATTCGCTGCACAGATGGCAGCCGAGTCCGCTGCTCGTAAGGCAATGGAACATGGCATGAAGAAGGTTGACGTGTTCGTCAAGGGCCCGGGCTCCGGTCGCGAAACCGCCATCCGCTCCCTGTCCACCGCAGGCCTCGAGGTAGGAACCATCGCTGATGTGACTCCACAGCCACACAACGGTTGCCGTCCTCCGAAGCGTCGTCGCGTCTAA
- the rpsM gene encoding 30S ribosomal protein S13: MARLAGVDLPRDKRMEVALTYIFGIGPARSKELLEKTGISPDLRSKDLTDEQLSALRDVIENTWKVEGDLRREIQADIRRKIEIGSYQGLRHRRGLPVRGQRTKTNARTRKGPKKTIAGKKK; this comes from the coding sequence ATGGCACGCCTTGCTGGTGTGGACCTCCCACGCGATAAGCGCATGGAGGTTGCACTCACCTATATTTTCGGAATTGGCCCAGCCCGTTCCAAGGAGCTGCTGGAAAAGACCGGCATCTCTCCTGACCTGCGCTCCAAGGATCTGACCGACGAGCAGCTGTCCGCTCTACGTGACGTTATCGAAAACACCTGGAAGGTGGAGGGTGACCTCCGACGCGAAATCCAGGCTGACATTCGTCGCAAGATTGAGATTGGTTCCTACCAGGGCCTGCGCCACCGTCGTGGTTTGCCGGTTCGCGGTCAGCGCACCAAGACCAATGCACGTACCCGTAAGGGTCCTAAGAAGACGATCGCAGGAAAGAAGAAGTAA
- the truA gene encoding tRNA pseudouridine(38-40) synthase TruA: MIDASEQTIRVRLDVSYDGTDFHGWAAQKGGLRTVAGVLEEKLSLVTRHPIQLVVAGRTDAGVHADGQVCHADIPASAFTQRSLTCPEDLVRRLSRMLPEDLRLSAASMAPVGFDARFSALRRHYIYRVTTNPAGPLPVRARDTAVWRRPVELTKVQAAADALIGLNDFAAFCKARDGATTIRELQVFEWTDVSTPSEPHTYEAHVVADAFCWSMVRSIVGACLTVGEGRRSESFTGDLLREKQRSSSVPVAPGNGLNLVRVDYPEDDELAARALATRAVRSDEELRH; the protein is encoded by the coding sequence ATGATCGACGCATCTGAGCAGACCATCCGCGTCCGTCTCGATGTGTCTTACGATGGCACTGACTTTCATGGTTGGGCAGCGCAGAAGGGAGGTTTGCGCACCGTCGCTGGTGTACTCGAAGAGAAGCTGTCGTTGGTGACCCGCCATCCGATTCAATTGGTCGTCGCCGGCAGAACAGACGCCGGCGTGCATGCTGATGGACAAGTGTGCCACGCCGACATTCCAGCCAGCGCTTTCACTCAGCGTTCCTTAACCTGCCCCGAAGATTTGGTGCGCCGTCTGTCGCGCATGCTGCCGGAGGACCTCAGGTTGTCCGCCGCGTCGATGGCACCCGTAGGGTTCGACGCCAGATTTTCGGCGTTACGCCGTCACTATATTTACCGGGTGACAACCAATCCGGCTGGTCCACTCCCAGTGCGTGCCCGCGATACAGCCGTGTGGAGACGCCCGGTGGAGCTCACAAAAGTGCAGGCGGCCGCAGATGCACTCATCGGGCTTAACGATTTTGCCGCGTTTTGCAAAGCACGTGACGGCGCAACGACCATTCGTGAACTGCAGGTATTTGAGTGGACGGATGTGTCCACACCAAGTGAACCGCACACATATGAGGCACATGTCGTCGCCGATGCTTTTTGCTGGTCGATGGTGCGCTCTATCGTTGGGGCGTGTCTAACGGTGGGGGAGGGACGCAGATCTGAAAGCTTCACCGGCGATTTGCTGCGGGAAAAGCAACGGAGTTCGAGCGTGCCCGTGGCGCCAGGAAACGGCTTAAACCTCGTGAGGGTGGATTACCCGGAGGATGATGAGCTGGCAGCTCGGGCGTTGGCGACACGGGCCGTGCGTTCGGACGAGGAGTTACGGCACTAA
- the rpsD gene encoding 30S ribosomal protein S4, giving the protein MARYTGPATRKSRRLRVDLVGGDSSFERRPYPPGQAGRARIKESEYLLQLQEKQKAKYTYGVLEKQFRRYYAEANRQPGKTGDNLVILLESRLDNVVYRAGLARTRRQARQLVSHGHFTVNGKKINVPSFRVSQYDIIDVREKSRSMLWFEEAQERLVDAVVPAWLQVVPATLRILVHQLPERAQIDIPLQEQLIVELYSK; this is encoded by the coding sequence ATGGCTCGTTATACTGGCCCTGCTACCCGCAAGTCCCGTCGCCTCCGCGTCGATCTCGTCGGTGGTGACAGCTCCTTCGAGCGCCGTCCATACCCTCCAGGACAGGCTGGTCGCGCACGCATCAAGGAGTCCGAGTACTTGCTGCAGCTTCAAGAGAAGCAGAAGGCAAAGTACACCTACGGCGTTCTGGAAAAGCAGTTCCGTCGTTACTACGCTGAGGCAAACCGTCAGCCAGGTAAGACCGGTGACAACTTGGTGATCCTGCTGGAATCTCGTCTCGACAACGTCGTGTACCGCGCTGGTCTGGCTCGTACTCGCCGTCAGGCTCGCCAGCTCGTCTCTCATGGACACTTCACCGTCAACGGTAAGAAGATCAACGTTCCTTCCTTCCGGGTCTCTCAGTACGACATCATCGATGTTCGCGAGAAGTCTCGCTCGATGCTGTGGTTCGAAGAGGCTCAGGAGCGTCTCGTTGACGCCGTTGTGCCAGCCTGGCTGCAGGTCGTACCAGCAACTCTGCGCATCCTCGTGCACCAGCTGCCCGAGCGCGCTCAGATCGACATTCCGCTGCAGGAGCAGCTCATCGTCGAGCTCTACTCCAAGTAG
- the infA gene encoding translation initiation factor IF-1, whose amino-acid sequence MAKKEGAIEVEGRIVEPLPNAMFRVELDNGHKVLAHISGKMRQHYIRILPEDRVVVELSPYDLTRGRIVYRYK is encoded by the coding sequence ATGGCTAAAAAGGAAGGCGCCATCGAGGTTGAGGGTCGCATTGTCGAGCCTTTGCCAAACGCGATGTTCCGCGTTGAGCTGGATAATGGGCACAAAGTGCTCGCACATATCTCTGGTAAGATGCGCCAGCACTACATCCGAATCCTGCCTGAGGATCGGGTGGTTGTAGAGCTTTCCCCATACGACCTGACCCGTGGACGTATCGTCTACCGCTACAAGTAA
- a CDS encoding DNA-directed RNA polymerase subunit alpha has protein sequence MLISQRPALTEEYIDQSRSRFVIEPLEPGFGYTLGNSLRRTLLSSIPGAAVTSIRIEGVLHEFTTIPGVKEDVSDIILNIKSLVLSSESDEPVTMYIRKEGAGEVTGADVMPPAGVEVHNPDLHIATLNEQGKLDIELVVERGRGYVPAASASSEIGRIPIDQIYSPVLKVSYKVEATRVEQRTDFDKLILDVETKNSITARDAMASAGKTLVELFGLAQELNFEAEGIEIGPSPQETEHIAAYNMAIEDLNFSVRSYNCLKREEIHTVGELAARTESDLLDIRNFGQKSINEVKIKLAGLGLGLKDSPEGFDVTEIEGYDAVTGDFVDTEGEDIAE, from the coding sequence ATGCTTATTTCTCAGCGTCCAGCGCTTACCGAGGAGTACATCGATCAGTCTCGTTCCCGGTTCGTCATCGAACCACTGGAGCCAGGCTTCGGCTACACCCTCGGTAACTCCCTGCGTCGTACACTCCTGTCTTCCATCCCTGGAGCAGCAGTAACTTCCATCCGCATCGAAGGTGTTCTCCATGAGTTCACCACCATTCCTGGCGTGAAGGAGGATGTCTCTGACATCATCCTGAACATCAAGTCTTTGGTTCTATCCAGCGAGTCTGATGAACCAGTCACGATGTACATCCGTAAGGAAGGTGCTGGCGAGGTAACCGGTGCGGACGTGATGCCACCAGCTGGCGTGGAGGTTCACAACCCGGATCTTCACATCGCTACCCTCAATGAACAGGGAAAATTGGACATCGAGCTGGTTGTTGAGCGTGGACGTGGCTATGTTCCTGCCGCTTCCGCTTCTTCTGAGATTGGGCGTATTCCTATTGACCAGATTTACTCTCCAGTTTTGAAGGTCAGCTACAAGGTGGAAGCCACGCGTGTTGAGCAGCGTACCGACTTTGACAAGCTGATTTTAGATGTAGAGACCAAGAACTCCATCACCGCGCGCGACGCAATGGCATCCGCAGGTAAGACCCTGGTGGAGCTCTTCGGCCTGGCACAGGAACTGAACTTCGAGGCCGAGGGCATCGAGATCGGACCATCTCCGCAGGAGACCGAGCACATTGCTGCCTACAACATGGCAATCGAAGATCTGAATTTCTCTGTTCGTTCTTACAACTGCCTGAAGCGTGAAGAAATCCACACCGTCGGCGAACTGGCTGCTCGCACGGAGTCCGATCTGCTGGACATCCGTAACTTTGGCCAGAAGTCCATTAACGAGGTCAAGATCAAGCTTGCTGGCTTGGGTCTTGGACTGAAGGATTCCCCAGAGGGCTTCGACGTAACTGAGATCGAGGGCTACGATGCCGTCACTGGCGACTTTGTAGACACCGAGGGCGAGGACATCGCGGAGTAA
- the rplQ gene encoding 50S ribosomal protein L17, producing the protein MPTPKKGARLGGSASHQKKILSNLAAQLFEHGAIKTTDAKAKLLRPYAEKIITKAKGGTLADRRNVLKLIPNKEVVAYLFNELAPKFEGRDGGYTRIIKLENRKGDNAPMSQISLVTEPTASTEASRATRAAASKKAEEAKAEESKAEEAKAEESKED; encoded by the coding sequence ATGCCTACCCCAAAGAAGGGCGCCCGTCTTGGCGGATCTGCTTCCCACCAGAAGAAGATCCTGTCTAACCTGGCTGCTCAGCTGTTCGAGCACGGCGCCATCAAGACCACCGATGCCAAGGCAAAGCTGCTGCGCCCATACGCAGAGAAAATCATCACCAAGGCTAAGGGCGGCACCTTGGCTGACCGTCGCAACGTGTTGAAGCTCATCCCGAACAAAGAAGTTGTTGCTTACTTGTTCAATGAGCTGGCACCGAAGTTCGAGGGCCGCGACGGTGGCTACACCCGTATCATCAAACTGGAGAACCGCAAGGGCGACAACGCCCCTATGTCCCAGATCTCCCTGGTGACCGAGCCAACCGCTTCTACCGAGGCTTCCCGCGCAACTCGCGCAGCTGCCTCCAAGAAGGCTGAGGAAGCTAAGGCTGAGGAGTCCAAGGCTGAGGAAGCTAAGGCTGAGGAGTCCAAGGAGGACTAA